From the genome of Xiphophorus couchianus chromosome 6, X_couchianus-1.0, whole genome shotgun sequence, one region includes:
- the skila gene encoding ski-like protein yields MASTQTSLKTPFKDLTSFKGNMKRLYRERMEDAPIKKRVMAEINLKRRGLDSLPKLPKVKKELMEDLAHEAEMDTEARSELHIVGSVKALDLSPGLKHTLAQFTLSSQSSLGGPAAFSARTGHESSPAGLPPLPSPPVLGGGPLLVPCDSSTELTHSLLEGESISCFVVGGEKRLCLPQVLNSVLRDFSLQQINTVCDELYVYCSRCDAEQLHILKVLGILPFNAPSCGLITLTDAQRLCNALLRPGAAFPTDPSGKLLSQGLLKESEASFQVEHQCLGKCQGLFVPQFYTQPEAPCIQCVECQLLFSPQKFVMHSHKSPDKRTCHWGFDSAKWPCYLQLARKYQGTPEEPRLKQLLDEVKEKFHYQLKSSLDKKSGEEEESQLRKSSVEICSASDKLADTEPTRKGKPSPPALMFNRLFTDIKEEPGHPTLVHPSYYLYTYDKMVAPNVSLRREAEMSPDVFGALLKHHYSRRILGHEEPPMDLHASPPVTAGAGEAKSQSVAAAALATERESQTQAVSMETSSPYCKKATHIPSHTPPPASLPRSASMLSSETEAASKDMSAADAVATAAVGGVEDDKDRIVVEIMQMYSRQQEKLNSTLQKQLQLEMELEALRGGEAARLQELSAEQRELRSELEAVHSEQARRLGQARQEQLELESRLEQLRQQACACEPGAQRQQEAHYTAQLSELRQRLERAEADRQELQEELHREREAREKLEHTIAQLKQQMAQSGMMGGSPSPPLTPSTGPLNAHSPPCSSSMAEALVADLK; encoded by the exons ATGGCCAGCACCCAGACCAGTTTGAAAACCCCTTTTAAAGACTTGACCTCATTTAAGGGCAACATGAAGAGGCTGTACAGGGAGCGCATGGAGGATGCGCCCATCAAGAAACGAGTGATGGCAGAGATCAATCTGAAGAGGCGTGGCTTGGACTCCCTCCCGAAACTTCCCAAGGTGAAGAAGGAGCTGATGGAAGATCTGGCCCACGAGGCTGAGATGGACACCGAGGCCCGCAGCGAACTGCACATTGTGGGCTCTGTGAAAGCCCTGGACCTGAGTCCTGGTCTCAAACACACGCTGGCCCAGTTCACCCTCAGCAGCCAGAGCTCCCTCGGTGGCCCAGCCGCGTTCTCGGCCCGAACGGGCCACGAGAGTTCCCCCGCGGGACTGCCGCCCCTGCCCTCCCCGCCTGTTCTGGGCGGAGGCCCTCTTCTGGTTCCCTGCGACAGCTCCACCGAACTCACCCACTCTCTGCTGGAAGGAGAATCCATCTCCTGCTTTGTGGTCGGTGGCGAGAAGCGGCTCTGCCTGCCTCAGGTGCTGAACTCGGTACTGCGGGACTTCTCGCTCCAGCAGATCAACACCGTGTGTGACGAGCTTTATGTCTACTGCTCCCGCTGTGATGCCGAGCAGCTGCACATCCTCAAGGTGCTGGGCATCCTGCCGTTCAACGCTCCGTCTTGCGGCCTCATCACGCTGACTGATGCGCAGCGGCTGTGCAACGCTCTGCTGCGTCCCGGTGCCGCCTTCCCCACTGACCCCAGCGGCAAACTGTTATCCCAGGGCCTGCTGAAGGAGAGCGAGGCCAGCTTCCAGGTGGAGCACCAGTGTCTGGGCAAGTGTCAGGGCCTCTTCGTGCCCCAGTTCTACACCCAACCCGAGGCCCCCTGCATCCAGTGCGTTGAGTGCCAGCTGCTCTTTTCGCCACAGAAGTTTGTCATGCATTCACACAAGTCACCTGATAAGAGGACCTGCCACTGGGGCTTTGATTCGGCCAAGTGGCCCTGCTACCTGCAGCTAGCCAGGAAGTACCAAGGGACTCCGGAGGAGCCCAGACTCAAGCAGCTGCTGGACGAGGTCAAAGAGAAGTTCCACTATCAGCTCAAGAGCTCCCTTGACAAA aagtcaggagaggaagaggagagccAGCTGAGGAAGTCCTCGGTGGAAATTTGCTCCGCTTCAGACAAGTTAGCCGACACAGAGCCTACGAGAAAG GGGAAACCATCCCCACCGGCTCTGATGTTCAACCGTCTTTTTACGGACATCAAGGAGGAGCCAGGACACCCCACCCTGGTCCATCCCAG TTACTACCTGTACACATACGATAAGATGGTGGCTCCCAACGTTTCTCTGAGGAGGGAGGCGGAGATGAGCCCCGACGTGTTCGGCGCGCTGCTCAAGCATCACTACAGCCGCAGGATACTGGGCCACGAAGAGCCACCAATGG ATCTCCACGCGTCGCCTCCTGTCACGGCCGGCGCCGGGGAGGCCAAATCCCAGAGCGTGGCGGCTGCTGCCTTGGCCACTGAGCGGGAAAGCCAAACCCAGGCAGTTTCCATGGAGACGAGCAGCCCGTACTGCAAGAAAGCCACCCACATCCCCTCCCACACTCCTCCTCCGGCATCTCTTCCTCGGTCTGCGTCGATGCTATCGTCGGAAACGGAAGCAGCGTCTAAGGACATGAGCGCCGCTGACGCCGTGGCGACGGCGGCGGTGGGGGGTGTGGAGGACGACAAGGACAGGATTGTTGTGGAGATCATGCAGATGTACAGCAGGCAGCAGGAGAAGCTCAACTCCACCCTGcagaaacagctgcagctggaaatg GAGCTGGAGGCGTTGCGTGGGGGCGAGGCGGCGAGGCTACAGGAGCTGAGCGCGGAGCAGCGGGAGCTCCGCAGCGAGCTGGAGGCGGTGCACAGCGAGCAGGCGCGGCGGCTCGGACAGGCCCGCCAGGagcagctggagctggagaGCCGTCTGGAGCAGCTCCGGCAGCAGGCCTGCGCCTGCGAACCCGGGGCCCAGCGGCAGCAGGAGGCCCACTACACCGCTCAG TTGTCGGAGCTGCGGCAGAGGTTGGAGCGGGCCGAGGCCGACCGgcaggagctgcaggaggaacttCACCGGGAGCGGGAGGCACGGGAGAAGCTGGAGCACACCATCGCCCAGCTCAAGCAACAGATGGCCCAGTCTGGCATGATGGGAGGCAGTCCCTCTCCCCCTCTCACTCCCTCCACTGGACCCCTGAACGCCCACTCCCCACCCTGCTCCTCCTCCATGGCTGAGGCTCTTGTGGCCGACCTGAAGTAA